A region of Toxorhynchites rutilus septentrionalis strain SRP chromosome 1, ASM2978413v1, whole genome shotgun sequence DNA encodes the following proteins:
- the LOC129777765 gene encoding uncharacterized protein LOC129777765 — translation MDWSQLTPDLLFLVLKLLKPRERLTCSLVCRTWYDAISMYPILLNDYVVKINPRSAREVQRLIGASKRQFRQLYVELEANDYSVGECVTEAVHRVDIQFLWLIGEPEHVKFFMESQTTMFASLTELRLEFSANTSWEVYASLNVFLENLKEFHYLQIYGPNPEQVIFNLIAPKLEKAYILLDSLANEEIAYWEDPLIELRECTQLKSLYVDLKGSMWDNFFDVERVHLERLVLRRAIDEIDTRDWNRLFINMPNLRYVEFICSTNAMLTSLRRYCNKIQSLQITGFNFYDGNFASCLSMPTLEQVHLDGWMNGGIFTGETMLQLNNLKELTWKYAELTAAMGSFRLVTPALKSVTLRGCDYRKFLLHVEGNRLESIDLDCYDDQWQEIPSFFACLDNLQQLTLNTNTKALRLVQTIGPLAQLKRLEVFCYTERNENECNALFAGLCAICPQLEWFSLVKENLGELILSCECLLELKQMRALKYLTLRYITIRDAKHEIRIDNLIHLEVSSCVLSGSGESFPIVSANVGNVL, via the coding sequence ATGGACTGGAGTCAACTCACACCTGATCTGCTGTTTCTTGTGTTGAAATTGCTGAAACCGAGGGAGAGGCTGACTTGCTCGCTGGTGTGTCGCACCTGGTACGATGCGATTTCTATGTATCCGATCCTGCTGAATGACTACGTGGTGAAGATAAACCCCAGAAGCGCAAGGGAAGTGCAGCGTCTTATAGGCGCGAGTAAACGCCAATTCAGACAGCTTTACGTTGAGCTGGAAGCAAACGATTACAGTGTGGGGGAGTGTGTAACGGAAGCGGTTCACCGAGTCGACATCCAATTCCTGTGGCTGATTGGAGAACCAGAACACGTGAAGTTTTTCATGGAATCACAAACCACCATGTTCGCTTCGCTGACCGAACTGAGGCTGGAGTTCTCGGCGAATACCTCCTGGGAGGTGTACGCGTCGCTTAATGTGTTCCTGGAGAatctgaaagaatttcactaCCTGCAGATTTATGGCCCCAACCCGGAGCAGGTGATATTTAATTTGATTGCCCCCAAGTTAGAGAAAGCTTACATACTGCTGGATTCGTTGGCGAACGAGGAGATCGCTTACTGGGAGGATCCCCTAATTGAgcttcgggaatgcacacaactAAAATCGCTGTATGTGGATTTGAAAGGATCCATGTGGGATAACTTTTTCGACGTTGAGCGAGTTCACCTGGAACGATTGGTGCTCCGAAGAGCTATCGATGAGATTGACACTCGGGACTGGAACCGACTGTTCATTAACATGCCAAATCTTCGCTATGTTGAGTTTATTTGCTCCACCAATGCCATGCTGACCAGTTTGAGGCGCTACTGTAACAAAATACAGTCGCTACAAATAACGGGATTCAACTTTTACGACGGAAACTTTGCAAGCTGCTTGAGTATGCCCACACTCGAACAAGTTCACTTGGATGGATGGATGAACGGTGGAATTTTTACCGGGGAAACTATGCTCCAGTTGAACAACCTGAAGGAACTGACGTGGAAGTACGCGGAATTAACCGCTGCTATGGGAAGCTTTCGACTGGTAACACCGGCTCTCAAAAGCGTCACGCTTCGCGGTTGCGATTACCGGAAGTTCCTGTTGCACGTAGAGGGTAACCGCTTGGAGTCAATCGATTTGGATTGCTATGACGACCAGTGGCAAGAAATACCCAGCTTTTTCGCCTGCTTAGACAACCTCCAGCAGCTGACTCTGAACACAAACACCAAGGCACTGAGGCTGGTGCAAACGATCGGACCACTTGCACAGCTCAAACGTTTGGAGGTGTTTTGCTATACGGAACGAAACGAAAACGAATGCAACGCTCTGTTCGCGGGCTTGTGCGCCATCTGTCCCCAACTCGAGTGGTTCTCGCTGGTGAAGGAGAACCTGGGTGAGCTCATCCTGAGCTGTGAATGTTTGCTGGAATTGAAGCAAATGAGGGCGCTGAAATATCTGACGCTGCGATATATAACCATTCGTGACGCCAAACATGAGATTCGTATAGATAATTTGATCCACCTAGAGGTGTCGAGTTGTGTGCTGTCTGGTAGTGGAGAATCATTCCCCATCGTGTCGGCGAATGTAGGAAATGTTTTGTAA
- the LOC129774656 gene encoding uncharacterized protein LOC129774656, translated as MADRLDKKEWMRAEIEKLIRMYKATPELWDCTSKYYKDRTRRTNALREMAHELRTNVDEVQRKIHNLRNQFNTEFKKTGTAKSGPNSDERYVSRWPYYNSLRFLQIKPISKPARENSSVDGEIENDDSAHSGTQLSPAKPRAHISAFTTRPPKRFKKQNPLTKQNELLTLGCNFLSNLKNESKHEDDYYLNMAKVWARKLKEIEPTQRLYAEKAINDMLFDAQIRTLQAGSERTAPDDSSPVSPYDNFDHTQNEDTHHGHDDEPVREAELEEAETDIKPIMINSDDADNSVDL; from the exons ATGGCCGACAGACTCGATAAAAAAGAGTGGATGAGGGCCGAAATTGAAAAACTGATACGTATGTACAAAGCCACGCCCGAACTGTGGGATTGTACAAGTAAATACTATAAGGACAGAACGAGGCGAACCAATGCCCTGAGGGAGATGGCACACGAACTCAGAACCAATGTAGATGAGGTTCAGAGGAAAATTCACAATCTGAGAAATCAATTTAACACTGAATTTAAGAAAACCGGAACCGCAAAATCCGGTCCAAATAGCGATGAACGGTATGTATCGAGATGGCCGTATTATAATTCGCTGAGGTTTCTCCAGATCAAACCCATCAGCAAACCGGCGAGAGAGAATTCATCCGTG GATGGCGAAATCGAGAATGACGACTCTGCACACTCAGGTACGCAACTATCGCCTGCAAAACCTAGGGCCCATATTAGTGCTTTCACAACAAGGCCTCCGAAAcggttcaaaaaacaaaatccactAACAAAGCAGAATGAGCTGTTGACGCTGGGTTGCAATTTTCTGTCGAATCTGAAAAACGAAAGCAAACACGAAGACGACTATTACCTGAACATGGCGAAGGTATGGGCTAGGAAACTGAAGGAAATAGAACCTACCCAGCGGCTTTACGCTGAGAAGGCAATCAACGATATGTTGTTCGATGCCCAGATAAGGACACTGCAGGCAGGCTCGGAAAGGACGGCTCCCGATGATTCGAGTCCGGTTAGCCCGTATGATAATTTTGATCACACACAAAATGAAGACACCCACCACGGGCATGATGATGAACCGGTAAGAGAAGCAGAACTGGAGGAAGCGGAAACAGATATCAAACCTATCATGATTAATTCCGACGATGCTGATAATTCGGTAGATTTGTAG
- the LOC129774634 gene encoding forkhead box protein K1-like, with protein sequence MADNGNFHIPQHVIKHETIDSSSSSPSQQQHQYQVYYSHQSPVANVVSSQMQSNAPLKVVESVGSILDTTSSGIDYSTAHHHQLHPPQIIEYDPTGDSVNVVIEHQQIVETHPTIEQQEQSVIEALSQQAQQNRIHHEQQQHHDVRGKRLRLENGSDFPSEGDDSDELRRKSHHVSIEEQEQSIIEALYHQQQQNQLRKQITHQQNESNHQVTYQRHSPTPPSRPISPSQSPTVSGTTDSPNSRAAPHQSHHSVVQHQPPQQQQQHIPHGITFANINQSNFIARLISKDNILLISEDLIEIGRNSSRAQVDFHVGRNSFVSRKHLILHHDHNDGEFYLSCLSKNGVFIDNLFHRKGADPFLLPRVCTIRFPSTNIKIQFENLFLRNGEAPRDLLDTTTQPFLATSSSAENGAVNASVSTVHMSPNGSTNSTGVFAPLKISIPPEPASSSMEHMDVSGRCRNNGKSPYPSPTGTMSAANSCPTSPRQGCHDFKAYAVGNNGPGDGGIGAHGDGMADSGALTSSNSAAFNDFQPPATSQSLENEKPPYSYAQLIVQSISASPEKQLTLSGIYSFISKNYPYYRNGVNKGWQNSIRHNLSLNRYFIKVPRLQDEPGKGSFWRIDPNSELKLIDQSYRKRRQRGAPCFRPPFVGTKSAPVSPTPMDSESRDGSPMNEMLMQSAPGSPGQVAANAYVHSSSGTSVPGHPGHEDLVLKPMATITTTTTSKRIDSEANSSTKGNKPLLHHLAIASPPQ encoded by the exons ATGGCCGACAACGGTAACTTCCACATCCCGCAGCACGTGATCAAACATGAAACGATCGATTCATCTTCGTCATCGCcctcgcagcagcagcatcagtacCAGGTATACTATTCCCATCAGTCACCGGTGGCGAATGTTGTCTCCAGTCAAATGCAGTCAAATGCGCCACTCAAAGTGGTCGAATCCGTTGGCTCCATCCTCGATACCACTTCATCCGGAATAGATTACAGCACCGCGCATCATCACCAACTGCACCCGCCTCAGATTATCGAATACGATCCGACGGGCGATTCGGTGAACGTTGTGATCGAGCACCAGCAGATCGTCGAAACACATCCGACCATCGAGCAGCAGGAACAGAGCGTGATAGAGGCACTCAGTCAGCAAGCGCAGCAAAACCGGATACATCATGAGCAGCAACAGCACCATGATGTACGAGGCAAACGATTGCGACTGGAGAATGGTTCCGATTTCCCGAGTGAAGGTGATGACAGCGATGAACTCCGGAGGAAGTCCCATCACGTGTCCATCGAAGAGCAAGAACAAAGTATTATCGAAGCGCTTTACCATCAACAACAACAGAACCAGCTGCGAAAACAGATCACTCACCAGCAGAATGAGAGCAATCATCAAGTGACCTACCAGAGGCATTCGCCCACACCACCATCCCGACCGATCTCCCCCTCCCAATCACCGACTGTGTCAGGAACGACTGATTCGCCAAATTCTCGAGCGGCGCCCCATCAGTCTCATCATTCTGTCGTCCAGCACCAGCCaccgcaacagcagcagcaacacatCCCACATGGGATTACCTTCGCCAACATCAACCAGAGCAACTTTATTGCTCGATTGATCAGCAAAGATAACATTTTGCTCATATCGGAAGACTTGATCGAGATCGGACGCAATTCCTCGCGGGCTCAGGTGGACTTTCACGTCGGAAGAAACAGCTTCGTGTCACGGAAACATCTGATATTGCACCACGACCACAACGATGGCGAGTTTTATCTTTCCTGTCTGAGCAAAAACGGAGTGTTTATCGATAATTTGTTCCATCGGAAAGGGGCAGATCCGTTCCTGCTACCCAGAGT TTGCACCATACGCTTCCCCAGTACAAATATCAAGATTCAGTTCGAGAACTTATTCCTCCGAAATGGCGAGGCTCCGCGCGATCTATTGGATACGACCACGCAACCGTTCCTCGCCACTAGCAGTAGTGCCGAAAACGGGGCGGTGAATGCCAGCGTCAGTACTGTCCATATGTCGCCGAACGGGTCAACCAACAGCACCGGTGTGTTCGCTCCGCTCAAAATCTCCATCCCACCGGAACCGGCCAGCTCATCGATGGAACACATGGACGTTAGCGGTCGCTGTCGGAACAACGGCAAAAGTCCGTACCCGTCTCCGACGGGAACGATGAGCGCCGCCAACAGTTGTCCAACGAGTCCGCGCCAGGGATGCCATGATTTCAAGGCATACGCTGTGGGTAACAATGGTCCGGGCGATGGTGGCATTGGCGCGCACGGTGACGGAATGGCAGATAGTGGTGCGCTTACATCGAGCAATAGTGCTGCCTTCAATGATTTCCAACCACCCGCAACCTCCCAGTCGCTGGAGAACGAGAAACCTCCGTACAGCTATGCCCAGCTGATTGTGCAATCGATTTCCGCCTCGCCGGAGAAGCAACTCACGCTGTCAGGAATCTATTCGTTTATTTCGAAGAACTATCCGTACTACCGGAACGGGGTCAACAAGGGATGGCAGAATTCGATCCGTCACAATTTAAGCTTGAATCG GTACTTCATAAAGGTGCCCCGCTTGCAGGACGAACCAGGCAAGGGTAGCTTCTGGCGCATCGATCCCAACAGCGAGTTGAAGTTGATAGACCAAAGCTACCGAAAGCGGCGGCAGCGGGGTGCCCCATGTTTCCGACCACCGTTTGTGGGCACCAAATCGGCACCGGTCTCACCCACCCCGATGGATTCGGAAAGTCGAGACGGTTCGCCGatgaatgaaatgctgatgcaatcGGCGCCCGGTTCACCGGGTCAGGTGGCGGCGAATGCTTACGTGCACAGCAGTTCGGGCACCAGTGTGCCCGGTCATCCCGGCCACGAAG ATCTGGTCTTGAAACCGATGGccaccatcaccaccaccaccacaagCAAGCGAATTGACTCGGAAGCGAACAGCAGCACCAAGGGTAACAAACCATTGCTCCACCACCTAGCGATTGCATCTCCACCTCAGTAA